In Buchananella sp. 14KM1171, the genomic stretch CCGCCCGCGGACGGAGGCACTGGCAGCGCATCCACCGCTACCCCAACCCGTCGAGCCCCCACCGCCCGCAGACGGAGGGACTAGATGTTGGCGCCTCGGGATAGGGTGATTCCATGAGCGTGTGGGATTCCCTGGTTGGGCAGCAGCCGGCAATTGAGGTGCTTTCGCGTGCCGTGGCCGACCAGCGCTCCATGACCCACGCTTGGCTCATCACGGGCCCGCCCGGCTCGGGGCGTTCGGTGGCGGCGCGCGCGTTCGCGGCGGCCCTACAGTGCGACCAGCAGCCCGCAGGCTGCGGCAGCTGCCACGCCTGCACCACCTCCATGCAAGGCAAGCACCCGGACGTGACGGTGGTGGCGACCGAGAAGGTGACGATCTCGATTGCGGAGGTGCGTTCCCTGGTGGCGCTGGCGCAGCGCTCCCCGGCGGCGGGCAAGTGGCGGGTCATCATCGTTGAGGACGCCGACCGCATGATGGAGTCCACCTCCAACGTGCTGCTCAAGGCGATCGAGGAGCCCCCCGCCCGTACCGTGTGGATACTGTGCGCCCCCTCCCCGCTGGACGTGATTACCACCATCCGCTCTCGCTGCCGCGGCCTGTCCCTGCGGGTGCCCCCGGTGGACGACGTTGCCGCCCTACTGGTGCAAAGGGACGGCGTGGACCCCGAGGTGGCCGCCGTGGCGGCTAGAGCCGCGCAGTGCCATGTCGGTATGGCCCGCCACCTGGCGCGCGACCCGGAGGCACGTGAACAGCGGCGTCGCCTAGTGACCGGGCCGGCGACGGTGCGGAACGTGGCCGACTGCGTGGTGGCGGCCAACGAACTGGTGGAACTCGCCACGAACCAGGCTAAGGAACGCGCTGAGGAGCGCAACCAGGCGGAGAAGGCCGAGCTGCTGCGCACCCTGGGCGCGGAGGAGGGTGGACGCCTCACCCCGGCCGTGCGCGCCCAGGTGCGTCAACTGGAGGAGGACCAGAAACGCCGCCAGACCCGAATGCAGCGCGACACCCTGGACCGGGTGCTGGTGGACCTGCTCAGCCTCTACCGCGACGTCTACTGCGCCCAGGTAGGGGCCGGCGTGGAACTGGTCAACGCCGACCTGGCCGACCTCGTCCGGCAGCTGGCCCAAGAGAGCGACCCGCGCCGCACACTCTTCCGCATCGACGCGGTCAACCAGGCGCGCCAGCGCATCGCCGCCAACGTTGCGCCACAGCTCGCGGTGGAGGCGATGGCCGTGAATCTGCGGCCGCTAGCGCAACTGGCCTAGAGTGGGAAGAAGGGCGGGAGAGACGTCGTCCACATTCATCCTCAAGGGTCATGCCTGCCCTACACGCGGGCCGTAATCTGTAGGGCGTGAATGCAAAGAAACCAAATGTCCTACTGACGCTGGCCGTGGTAAGTGCCCTATTGGGCGCCACCTCCGTGGGCGTGGCCGGGTACAAGCTGGCCACGTTCGACGCCGCCTCCGCCGGGGAGCAGCCAGGCAAGACCGCCCCCTCCGGAGACGCCAGCAAGAGCCCGGACGCGGACCAGACCACCGAACCGGGCGAAGAGCTGCGCTTCGCCGCCAACCCGCGCCCGGCCGACATGCCGGCAGCCCCCACGGGCCTGGAGCAGTTCTACGGCCAGGAAATCCAGTGGGAAGAGTGCGAGGACGGCGCGGGCGGCAACTGGGCGTGCGGTACCGTCGAGGTCCCGCTGGACTACAGCAAGCCGGACGGGGAGACCATCGAGATCGCCCTCAAGCGACACAAGGCCGAGGACCCGATTGGTTCTTTGCTGGTGAACTTCGGTGGGCCGGGCGGCTCCGGCACCCACAACATTGAAGGCGCACTGGACTACTCCTTCACCACCGACCTGGCAGACGCATACGACATCGTGGGATTCGACCCGCGCGGCGTCCACCGCTCCGCCCCGATCAAGTGCCGCACCTTCGAGCAGATCGACGAGGACAACGCGGCCACCGCCCCGTTCGTGCGCGGCAAGGAAGCCTGGGACGAGATCGCGGCCTCCGGCAAGGAATTCGCGGACCTCTGCATGGAGAACACCGACGTCGAGCTGCTCAAGAACATCAACACGGTGTCCACCGCGAGCGACGTCGACATTCTGCGCGACGCGCTCAACGACGCCGAGCTCTACTACCTGGGCTACTCCTACGGCACCCACCTGGGGGCCCGCTACGCGGAGATGTTCCCCGCCAACGCCGGGCGCCTGGTGCTGGACGCCGCAGTGGACCCGGCCTTGTCCTCCGCCGAACTGGCGGTGGGGCAGGCCAAGGGCTTCGAAATGTCAGTGCGCGAATACATTCGCGTGTGCCAGGAGGACAGTGACTGCCCGTTCAAGGGCAGCGTCGATGAGGGCGCCCGTCAACTCAAGGCCTTCTTCGACAAGACGGTCACCAACCCGCTGCCCACCGCAGACAAGGAGCGCCCGCTCACCGGCGGCATGCTGGTATCCGTGGTGCTCGGCTCCATGTACATGACCGACATCTGGCCGATGCTCACCGAAGGCATGCGGGCAGCGATAGAGAAGAACGACGGCTCCAGCCTGCTGGTGCTACTGGACCTGCTCAACGAGCGCGACTCCGACGGCTCCTACCCGACCAACTCTGACGACGCCTTCCCCGTCATCTCCGCCATGGACTACCCGGTGGGGACCAGCGACACCGCCGTGTGGGAAAAGCAGGCTGACGAGATCCTGGCTGCTGCCCCGACCGTCGGCGAGTACTTCCTCTACTCCGACGCCGATCGCTCCGCCTGGCCGCTCGAGGCCACCGGCAAGCTCGGCAAGGTGCGTGCCGCCGGGGCCAAGCCGATCCTGGTGATCGGTGGCAAGGGCGACCCGGCCACCCCGTACGAGTGGTCCGTGTCCCTGGCCGACCAGCTGGAATCCGGCGTGCTGCTCACCTACGACGGCTTTGGGCACGGCGCCTACGGCGAGGACAAGCCCTGCGTGGCCGACACCGTGGACGCGTTCCTCATCGAGGGCAAGGTGCCCGAGGACGGGAAGGTCTGCAAGTAGGAAACTGCTACACGGCGCCGCTGAGCGGGCGGGGCGGGGGAGTTCCCGCCCCGCCCGTTCGGCTCTTGACGTTTGGCGTTTGGCGTTTGGCTCCCGGCGCTCGGCCCGCAAGCCCGTCGGCCTGCAAACCAGCCGGCCCGCAACGCGAGATTGACTAGCCCTCCAGCGCACGCGCCCAGTTGTCCGACGCTCCACCCGCCGCCCCTACACCTCGCCCGCTCGGCGCCTGACGTTCCACTTGCCGCCCCGACACCGTGCCCGTTCGGGCGGTCTTCTCCCACCCCAGTGCCGACCTACTCCAGCGCTCACCATGTATGGCGGCTGTTTCTCCATCGCGTGGCCATGGGGAACCGGTATGGACGACGTTCCTCCGGCCATCCCCCCTGTCGCTCTCGTCCCCCTTCCTGGCCCGACCGACCCCGCCATGCCGGAAGGTTTCACGGTCCCTGGCGCCTCGTCTCGTCCCCCGGTCCGACCGACCCCGGGGCGGGCGGCGTTGCGCAACCGGTTGTGGGGTTTGTCGACCTTTTGCGGGTTTGGTGCACCGGTTGAGGGGTTACCGGCTCGGGTAGGCCCTCGAGAGGTTCACTAAGCCCACGACCGGTGGGGAAACCCTACGAGAGGTGCAGTAAGCCCTCAATCGCTTGCGCACGTGCCCATCGCGCGGCAGGGGCGTGGATAGGGTGCCTAGTCCGTGACGGCATCGTCGGCGTGTTCCTGAGAGCGGGCGGAATCGGAGCCTGGGCTTGAGTGGTTGGGTGCGGGGCGTCCAGTGTGGTGCCTCGGCTCTGGTGCCCGGGCTGTGGTCGTCTGGGGTCGGGCGCCGGACCTTGCGCCCGGCGCCAGGTGGTGGGGGTCACGGCCAGTGCGGTTTGTGCCCGGTGGCCCATCTTCGCTAGCATGTACGGTGCTGCTTGCAGCGCCGCCGCCTTAGCTCAGTCGGCAGAGCGATTCACTCGTAATGAATAGGTCAAGGGTTCGATTCCCTTAGGCGGCTCCGATGCCTCCCACGTAGAACGTGGGAGGCATAGCTCTTTCTGGCGCGGCTGTCAGAAACCTGGAGGTGGGATGCTGGCCCATGCCCATGCCCATGCCCAGGCCCAGGCCCAGGCCCAGGCCTCGCCGCCAGCTTCGCCGCCAGCTTCGCCTCTTGGCCCGGCCCGCTCGCGGGCCTGACATTCGCCCGCGCAGGGAGCCCGCGCCGGCGATGCGGAGCCGATTTCGACGCCCCGTCCGAACTCGCGAGCCCGGCTCTGTGACGCGCGCCCGGCTCGGGAAATGTTCGGTGCCGCCCCGCCCGTCTGCGGTGGCGTGCACGGGCTGCCCGGGCCTTCAATCGCGCTAGGAACTGAGCCAAGGCGTGTCGCTAAGTGCATGTGCGAAACGTCGTGAAGACATTGCCACTCGCCTCCTCTCGGCCCTCCGGTGTACACATGGAGGCCCGCCAGCAATTGTGGATTCGCCAAATAGGGGCGCTGATCTAGACAAGTCCTGAATGTCTGCTGGAGCCCCGCTGATAAGCGAGTGAAATGACCGGTGAAGGTGCCTGAGTGCCGACGCGTTCCAAAGTTGAACTTTTAGTAGCGTGGGCAAAAGGCGCGGCTTCCAAGGTTAGACGCCTCTAACAATGTGTTCACCCTCGCGTAACGATGGGGCGCTAGATCTGGCCATTCTGCGCCTGTGGCTTGCCCTGGGTGGGCCAGTCACCCCGGGTGAACTGTTGCGGCTGCCACTATTCATTCTGCGTCGACACGCGGAATTCATTTGTTGAGTTGCAACAATGGCACAGTTTTAGGTTATTGTTTGTTACGAGATCTTTGATCTGCTCAAATTAATCAACCACGTCCCACATACTGAGGAGACTCCATGGCCTGGAAGACCAAGACCGAGCGCTTCATGCTCGACGACATTGATGGCTCGACCGCTACTGAGGAGATCTCGTTCGCATTCGAGGGTGTCGCATACGAGATCCACCTGAATGAGGAGCACGCTAACGAGCTGCGTGAGGCTCTTGCCAAGTTCGTCGACAATGCTCGCCGCGCCGGCGGTCGTCGCCGCCGCCGCGCCGGTGCCGCCACCGGCCGCACCTCTGACGCTGCCGCCATCCGTGCCTGGGCCCGCTCTCGCGGCATCGAGGTGCCGGACCGCGGCCGAATTCCCGCCGACGTCCGCGAGCAGTACTACGCTGAGGTTGGCGCCTGAGCGCCTTCCATCCCGGTACCCGAGGAAGCGAAGGAATATGACCTACAAGCTAGTACTTCTCCGTCACGGTCAGAGTGACTGGAACGCCAAGAACCTGTTCACCGGTTGGGTTGACGTTCCGCTGTCTGACCTGGGCCAGCAGGAGGCCCGCCGCGGCGGCGAGCTGCTGAAGTCTGAAGGCATCGCCCCCGACGTTGTGCACACCTCCCTGCTGCGCCGCGCGATCATGACCGCGAACCTGGCGCTGGACTCCGCTGACCGCCACTGGATCCCGGTCAAGCGCAACTGGCGTCTCAACGAGCGCCACTACGGTGCCCTGCAGGGCAAGAACAAGACCCAGATCCGCGACGAGTACGGCGACGAGCTGTTCATGGAGTGGCGTCGTTCCTACGACGTTCCGCCGCCGGCCATCGAGCTGGGCAGCGAGTTCTCTCAGGACACCGACCCGCGTTACGCGGGCGAGCCGATCCCGGCCACCGAGTGCCTGAAGGACGTGCTCGAGCGCATGCTCCCCTACTGGGAGAACGAGATCGTTCCGGACCTCAAGGCCGGCAAGACCGTCATGGTGGCCGCGCACGGCAACTCCCTGCGCGCCATCGTTAAGCACCTGGACGGCATCTCCGACGACGAGATCGCGGGCCTGAACATCCCCACGGGCATTCCGCTGGTCTACGAGCTGGACGAGGACCTCAAGCCGGTCAAGGCCGGCGGCACCTACCTGGATCCGGAGGCCGCTGCGGCCGCCATCCAGGCTGTGGCCAACCAGGGCAAGGCCTGATCCCAGGCTGCCCGAAAAACGGGGCGGGGTGGAACCGATCGGTTCCACCCCGCCCCGCCCCTGTATCTGGGACACCTCCCGGCGCTAGTCTGCGCTGGCCACCACCTCGGTCTCGACCTGGGCCGTGAGCTGGCCCGTGACCAGGTAGGAGACGCGGTGGGCCAGCGAGACGGCGTGGTCCCCGAAACGCTCCAGGAAGCGGCCCAGCAGCACGGTGTCCACCACCTGCTGGCGGGTCATCTGGTGGTCGTCGTTGAGCGCGTACTGGAAGGTCTGGCGGTGCAGCTGGTCCAGCACGTCGTCCTCGCGGGCGATCTCAGCGGCGATGGACAGGTCCTTGGTGTCCACCAGTTCAATCACGCGGCGGGCCACGGCGCTCGCCTGACGGCCCATCTTCACCAGCAGGTCAAGGACGTCGGCGTCCACTGCGGCCTGCGGGTAGCGGCCGCGCGCGATCGAGGCGACGTGGCGGGCCAGGTCTCCCATGCGCTCCAGGGTCTGGGACATGCGCATGGCGGCGACCACCAGGCGCAGGTCTGCGGCCACGGGCGCCTGGCGGGCCAGCAGGGAGATGCAGAACTCGTCCAGGGACCGGTGCAGGTCGTTAATGCGCTCGTCTGAGTCGATCACCTGCTCGGCGAGCATCAGGTCCCCGGTGGCCAGGGCCTCGGTGGCCTTTTCCATCGCGGCGGCCACGTAACCGGCCATCAGTCGCAGGTCAGACCCCACCTGCTTGAGTTCCATGTGGAAAATCTCGCGCACGTCTTATTCCTCCAAAGCTCTGGACCGGGAGGTCCGGTGTTGGACCCAGTTGTGTGGCACGCCAAGTGTTTGACCTACCAGGGCCGACACTACTTCACCAGCCGCAAGTGAACGCCCGGCGCAGGCTCGGTTAACAAACGGCAAAGTTTGCGCCCTCGCCGGGTGTCCTGGCCGGTGCGCCCGATACGCTTCGACCCATGCCCCAGTCTTTGCTCGTGTTGGCCGGCCTGCTCGGCATCTTTGTTGGGGCGGCGGCCGTCTTTTCCTTCCAGCTTTCTGACCGCCAGTTGCGGCCCGCCCCCGCAACGGGGGACGACGCTGAGCTGGACGCCCTTTCTGTGCTTTCCGCCCTGCGTTCCTCCGTGGTGCTATTGGATGAGGACGACGACGTTCAGCGCGCCTCTGCGGGCGCTTACGCGATGGGCATTATTTCTGCCGACCGGCTAGCCAACGCCCAGGTGGCCAAGATGGTGGAGGAGACCCGGCGCACGGGACTTCCCGCCAGCGAGAAGCTGGCGTTGCAGCGCTCGCGCCTGGAGGGCAGCGGGCTCATTTACGTGGACGTGCACGTGGCGCAGCTGACCCGTGGGCGCGTGCTTTTGCTGTTGGACGACCGCACCGAGGCCACGCGGCTGGAGCACACGCGTCGGGACTTCGTGGCTAACGTGTCCCACGAGTTGAAGACCCCGGTGGCGGCTATCGCGATGCTGGCGGAGACGGTGGAGGCGAACGCGGACGACCCGGAGGTGGTGCGCCGCTTCTCCGGGCAGATGAGCCTGGAGGCGCTGCGCTTGGGCAAGCTGGTCCAAGAGATCATCGACCTCTCCCGGCTGCAGGAGCCCGACGCCCTGGTGGACCCGGAAATCGTCTCGCTGGATGCCGTGGTGGCGGAGGCCGTGGACCGCGTCAAGGTGGTGGCCCAGGCCGCCCAGGTGGAGCTCGTCGTGGGCGGCGACACCGGAGTGCATGTCTACGGGGATGCCGGGCTGCTGGCCACCGCCGTGCGCAACCTGCTGGACAACGCGGTGCGTTATTCGCCGGCCCGCACGCGCGTTGCGGTGGGGGTGAACGTCGTCGGAATGGAAGTGCGCGTGGCGGTGGTGGATCAGGGCATCGGTATCGCCCCCGAGCACAAGGAGCGCATCTTCGAGCGCTTCTTCCGCGTGGACCGGGCGCGCTCGCGGGAGACTGGGGGCACCGGGCTCGGCCTGGCGATCGTCAAGCACGTGGCCGCCAACCACGGCGGGAGCATCCAGGTGTGGTCCGCGCCGGGCAAGGGCTCCACGTTCACGCTGGTGCTGCCCGTGGCCACACTGCCCACAGACATGCAGGAGGCGAAATGACCAGGATCCTGGTGGTGGAGGACGAGGCCGCGATCCGCGAGCCCCTCATGTTCTCCCTGCAGCGCGACGGCTTCGAGGTGGTGGGCGCCGCCAGCGGTGTCGAAGCGCTGGAGCAGTTCGCCCAGCACGACCCGGACATGGTGCTGCTGGACCTGATGCTGCCGGGCAAGTCCGGCACCGAGGTTTGCCACGAGATCCGGCGCTCCTCCCAGGTGCCCATCATCATGCTCACCGCCAAGAGCTCCGAGATCGACCGGGTGGTGGGCCTGGAGATCGGGGCCGACGACTACGTCACCAAGCCCTTCAGCTACCGGGAACTGGTGGCGCGCATAAAGGCCGTGCTGCGGCGCGGCAGCCGGGAGGCGGCCGCGCCCGCCACCACCGTGCTGCAGGTGGGGCGGGTGCAGATGGACGTGGAGCGTCACGAGGTGCGCGTGGACGGGCAGGTGATCTCCCTGCCGCTGCGGGAGTTCGAGCTGCTGGAGCTGTTCCTGCGCAACCCGGACCGGGTGCTCACGCGCGGGCAGATCATCGACCGGGTGTGGGGGCCCTACCACGTGGGCGACTCCAAGACGCTGGACGTGCACGTCAAGCGGCTGCGCTCCAGGATCGAGGAGGAGCCCGCCAACCCTCAATTGCTGCGCACGGTGCGCGGCCTGGGGTACAAGTTCGTCACGCCGTAAAACTCATCTTTGCCCTGTTTTCCTTGGAATTTCGTGGTATTCTTGGGGGGCGCGAATTCCTAGGAGTATTCAATTATGAGTTTCAGTGTCGGTGAAACAGTCGTCTACCCGCACCACGGTGCTGCCACGGTTGAGGCAATCACGGAGCGGGTGATCCGGGGAGAGAAGCGCACCTACCTGACGCTGCGCGTTAACCAGGGAGACCTGACCATCCAGGTGCCGGCTGACGCCGTGGACCTGGTGGGCGTGCGCGAGGTGGTGAACGAGGACGGCCTGGAGGCCGTGTTCGACGTGCTGCGCGCCGACTACGCCGAGGAGCCCACCAACTGGTCGCGTCGCTTCAAGGCCAACACCGAGAAGCTGGCCAGCGGCGACGTGGTCAAGGTGGCCGAGGTCGTGCGCGACCTGTCCCGCCGCAAGGCCGGGCGTGGCCCCTCCACCGGCGAGAAGCGCATGCTGGTGCGTGCCCGCCAGATCCTGGTCTCCGAGCTGGCCCTGGCAGAGGGCGTGGACGAGTCGGTGGCCGAGGCCCGCCTGGACGAGGTCCTAGAGCTGCCGGCCTCTGAGTAACCCGCCGCGAAAGCGCCTGCACAGCCCCGCTGTGTGGGCGCTTTCCGTTCCCGCCAAGGAGCAAAAATGACTGACGTGCAGCCGCAGGCCTGGGCCGTGCTCACCGCCGCAGGCTCGGGCACCCGCCTGGGCGCCAACCTGCCCAAGGCCATGGTGGAGGTCGCAGGCGCGCCCATGCTCGCCCACGCCCTGAGCGGCCTGCTGGCCTCCGGGGTGGTGGAGCGCGTCGTGGTCACCGCTCCCGACCAGTGGCTGGGCCAGTTCACCGAGGTGGCCCGGGCCGCCGCAGCCCTTGCAGGCCCCCGAGCCCCGGGCGGCGCCGGCGAGGCCGAGCACGTGCGCGTCGTGCCCGGCGGAGCCACCCGCCAGGCCTCGGTCGCCGCCGGGCTGGCCGAGCTCGCCAGGTGGGCAGCGCAGCCGGGCACCGAGCCGGCTGCCGCACCGGCCGCCACGCCGGGTGGCGCGCCAGCACAGGGGCAGAAGGCCGACGTCGGCCACCAACAAATCGTGCTGGTGCACGACGCGGCGCGCTGCCTCACCCCGCCAGCCCTCATCGCGCGCGTGGCCCAGGCCGTGGCGGCCGGACACGGCGCGGTGGTGCCCGGCCTGCCAGTGACCGACACGATTAAGGAGGTAGGCGGGCAGGGCAGCGTCGTCCAAGTGACCGCCACCCCGCCGCGCGCCCAACTGCGCGCCGTGCAAACCCCGCAAGGATTCACCTGGGACGTCCTCACCCGCGCCCACGCCGCCGGCACCGGGCGCGCCGGAAACGAGCAGGACGCCGCCAGCGACGACGCCGCCCTAGCCGAAGCGATCGGTGAGGTAGTGGCGGTGGTGCCGGGGGAGTCGGCCGCGCTGAAGATAACCACGCCCCTTGACTTGTACCTAGCCGAAAAACTCGCGGCAGACGCGGCAGGAAATTAACAAAAAACCCGCACCTGGTGCGCCGAACTAGGGAATTGGCTAGCGCAAGCCCTAGGCTCGCCTAGCGTGAGCACAACCCACAACAGTTCCGCCCCTGCGGGAGACGCCCTCCCCGCCGCGACCGAGGGCGGCGCAGCTGCCACCGTCGAAAGCGCCGCAGCGCCCCCGAAACGAAAGGGCAAGCGCGGCAGGCGCGAAAAGAAGAACAACGAGATCTGGAACTGGCCAGTCATCGCCTGGGCACTGTGGGACTGGGGCTCCTCCGCGATGGCCGCCATCGTCACCACGTTCGTCTTCAGCGTCTACTTGACCTCCGAGGCCTTCGGAAACGTGGACGTCTCCACCGCCCAGGTCAGCGCCGGCCTGGCCATCGCCGGACTCATCATCGCCATCCTGGCCCCCATCAACGGCCAGCAGGCGGACAAGGCCGGCAAGGGCGTGCTGCTGCTTGGCTTCAACACCTTCATGATGATCCTCATCATCGTGGCGATGTTCTTCGTGAACCCGCGCGGCGACTACC encodes the following:
- a CDS encoding DNA polymerase III subunit delta', with protein sequence MSVWDSLVGQQPAIEVLSRAVADQRSMTHAWLITGPPGSGRSVAARAFAAALQCDQQPAGCGSCHACTTSMQGKHPDVTVVATEKVTISIAEVRSLVALAQRSPAAGKWRVIIVEDADRMMESTSNVLLKAIEEPPARTVWILCAPSPLDVITTIRSRCRGLSLRVPPVDDVAALLVQRDGVDPEVAAVAARAAQCHVGMARHLARDPEAREQRRRLVTGPATVRNVADCVVAANELVELATNQAKERAEERNQAEKAELLRTLGAEEGGRLTPAVRAQVRQLEEDQKRRQTRMQRDTLDRVLVDLLSLYRDVYCAQVGAGVELVNADLADLVRQLAQESDPRRTLFRIDAVNQARQRIAANVAPQLAVEAMAVNLRPLAQLA
- a CDS encoding alpha/beta hydrolase, with amino-acid sequence MNAKKPNVLLTLAVVSALLGATSVGVAGYKLATFDAASAGEQPGKTAPSGDASKSPDADQTTEPGEELRFAANPRPADMPAAPTGLEQFYGQEIQWEECEDGAGGNWACGTVEVPLDYSKPDGETIEIALKRHKAEDPIGSLLVNFGGPGGSGTHNIEGALDYSFTTDLADAYDIVGFDPRGVHRSAPIKCRTFEQIDEDNAATAPFVRGKEAWDEIAASGKEFADLCMENTDVELLKNINTVSTASDVDILRDALNDAELYYLGYSYGTHLGARYAEMFPANAGRLVLDAAVDPALSSAELAVGQAKGFEMSVREYIRVCQEDSDCPFKGSVDEGARQLKAFFDKTVTNPLPTADKERPLTGGMLVSVVLGSMYMTDIWPMLTEGMRAAIEKNDGSSLLVLLDLLNERDSDGSYPTNSDDAFPVISAMDYPVGTSDTAVWEKQADEILAAAPTVGEYFLYSDADRSAWPLEATGKLGKVRAAGAKPILVIGGKGDPATPYEWSVSLADQLESGVLLTYDGFGHGAYGEDKPCVADTVDAFLIEGKVPEDGKVCK
- a CDS encoding histone-like nucleoid-structuring protein Lsr2, whose product is MAWKTKTERFMLDDIDGSTATEEISFAFEGVAYEIHLNEEHANELREALAKFVDNARRAGGRRRRRAGAATGRTSDAAAIRAWARSRGIEVPDRGRIPADVREQYYAEVGA
- a CDS encoding phosphoglyceromutase, with translation MTYKLVLLRHGQSDWNAKNLFTGWVDVPLSDLGQQEARRGGELLKSEGIAPDVVHTSLLRRAIMTANLALDSADRHWIPVKRNWRLNERHYGALQGKNKTQIRDEYGDELFMEWRRSYDVPPPAIELGSEFSQDTDPRYAGEPIPATECLKDVLERMLPYWENEIVPDLKAGKTVMVAAHGNSLRAIVKHLDGISDDEIAGLNIPTGIPLVYELDEDLKPVKAGGTYLDPEAAAAAIQAVANQGKA
- the phoU gene encoding phosphate signaling complex protein PhoU encodes the protein MREIFHMELKQVGSDLRLMAGYVAAAMEKATEALATGDLMLAEQVIDSDERINDLHRSLDEFCISLLARQAPVAADLRLVVAAMRMSQTLERMGDLARHVASIARGRYPQAAVDADVLDLLVKMGRQASAVARRVIELVDTKDLSIAAEIAREDDVLDQLHRQTFQYALNDDHQMTRQQVVDTVLLGRFLERFGDHAVSLAHRVSYLVTGQLTAQVETEVVASAD
- a CDS encoding sensor histidine kinase, producing the protein MPQSLLVLAGLLGIFVGAAAVFSFQLSDRQLRPAPATGDDAELDALSVLSALRSSVVLLDEDDDVQRASAGAYAMGIISADRLANAQVAKMVEETRRTGLPASEKLALQRSRLEGSGLIYVDVHVAQLTRGRVLLLLDDRTEATRLEHTRRDFVANVSHELKTPVAAIAMLAETVEANADDPEVVRRFSGQMSLEALRLGKLVQEIIDLSRLQEPDALVDPEIVSLDAVVAEAVDRVKVVAQAAQVELVVGGDTGVHVYGDAGLLATAVRNLLDNAVRYSPARTRVAVGVNVVGMEVRVAVVDQGIGIAPEHKERIFERFFRVDRARSRETGGTGLGLAIVKHVAANHGGSIQVWSAPGKGSTFTLVLPVATLPTDMQEAK
- a CDS encoding response regulator — its product is MTRILVVEDEAAIREPLMFSLQRDGFEVVGAASGVEALEQFAQHDPDMVLLDLMLPGKSGTEVCHEIRRSSQVPIIMLTAKSSEIDRVVGLEIGADDYVTKPFSYRELVARIKAVLRRGSREAAAPATTVLQVGRVQMDVERHEVRVDGQVISLPLREFELLELFLRNPDRVLTRGQIIDRVWGPYHVGDSKTLDVHVKRLRSRIEEEPANPQLLRTVRGLGYKFVTP
- a CDS encoding CarD family transcriptional regulator — translated: MSFSVGETVVYPHHGAATVEAITERVIRGEKRTYLTLRVNQGDLTIQVPADAVDLVGVREVVNEDGLEAVFDVLRADYAEEPTNWSRRFKANTEKLASGDVVKVAEVVRDLSRRKAGRGPSTGEKRMLVRARQILVSELALAEGVDESVAEARLDEVLELPASE
- a CDS encoding IspD/TarI family cytidylyltransferase, which translates into the protein MTDVQPQAWAVLTAAGSGTRLGANLPKAMVEVAGAPMLAHALSGLLASGVVERVVVTAPDQWLGQFTEVARAAAALAGPRAPGGAGEAEHVRVVPGGATRQASVAAGLAELARWAAQPGTEPAAAPAATPGGAPAQGQKADVGHQQIVLVHDAARCLTPPALIARVAQAVAAGHGAVVPGLPVTDTIKEVGGQGSVVQVTATPPRAQLRAVQTPQGFTWDVLTRAHAAGTGRAGNEQDAASDDAALAEAIGEVVAVVPGESAALKITTPLDLYLAEKLAADAAGN